The following is a genomic window from Amycolatopsis acidiphila.
TAGCCGATGCCCAGCTGGCGGAACTTGCGGGTGGTGTCGCCGATCGCCTCGGTCGGGAAGTCCGCGAAGCAGATCGAGATGTCCATCGCGGTGATGACGAACTCGACGGCCTTGACGAACAGCTGCGCGTCGAAGGTGCCGTCGCCGGAGAGGAACTTCAGCAGGTTCAGCGACGCGAGGTTGCAGCTGGAGTTGTCCAGGTGCATGTACTCGCTGCACGGGTTGGACGCGGTGATCCGGCCCGACTCGGGGCAGGTGTGCCAGTCGTTGATCGTGTCGTCGTACTGCACGCCCGGGTCGGCGCAGTCCCACGCCGCCTGCGCCATCGAGCGGAACAGCTTCTTGGCGTCGACGTGCTCGATCACCTCGCCGGTGAGCCGGGCACGCAGGCCGAACTCGCTCTTCGCCTCGACCGAGCGCATGAACTCGTCGCTGACGCGGACCGAGTTGTTGGCGTTCTGGTACTGCACCGAGTGGATGTCGGCACCGGAGAGGTCCATGTCGAACCCGGCGTCGCGCAGGACCTTGATCTTCTCTTCCTCGCGCGCCTTGGTGGTGATGAACTCCTCGATGTCGGGGTGGTCGACGTCGAGCACGACCATCTTCGCCGCGCGGCGGGTGGCGCCGCCGGACTTGATGGTGCCCGCGGACGCGTCGGCGCCGCGCATGAAGGAGACCGGGCCGGAGGCGGTGCCGCCGGAGGAGAGCAGCTCCTTGGAGGAGCGGATGCGGGAGAGGTTCAGCCCGGCGCCGGAGCCGCCCTTGAAGATCAGGCCCTCTTCCTTGTACCAGTTGAGGATCGAGTCCATGTTGTCGTCGACCGCCAGGATGAAGCAGGCGCTGACCTGCTGCTTGGAGGTCGTGCCGACGTTGAACCAGACCGGGGAGTTGAAGCTGAACACCTGGTGCAGCAGCATCCAGGTCAGCTCGTGCTCGAAGACCTCGGCGTCGACGCCGGTGGCGAAGTAGCCGTTGTCCGTGCCCGCCTTGACGTAGGTCTTCACGACCCGGTCGATGAGCTGCTTGAGGCTGCGCTCGCGCTGCGGGCTGCCCACCGCGCCGCGGAAGTACTTGCTGGTGACGATGTTGGTCGCGTTGACCGACCAGAACTCGGGGAACTCGACCCCACGCTGCTCGAAGTTGATCGAACCGTCGCGCCAGTTGGTCATCACGACGTCGCGCTTTTCCCAGTTCACCTCGTCGTAGGGGTGCACGCCCTCGGTGGTGAACACGCGCTCGACGGTGAGCCCGCGCTTGCCCCTCTTCGCGCTTTTACTGCCTGTCGCCACGGTCTCCGTCATGGACTTGTCCCTCTCCCGCCGGCCGAGTATCACTCGCCGTCCGCGCTCCTGTCGCCGTCCTGCGGCGCTGCCGAATCCGCCATGGCCGCACGTAGGTCCGCGATCTCCTTCTCGAAGTCCTCCACGGACGAGAAGGAGCGGTAGACGCTGGCGAACCGGAGGTACGCGACCTCGTCGAGCTCACGGAGCGGACCGAGGATCGCGAGGCCCACCTCGTGACTCGGGATCTCCGCGACACCAGCCGAGCGGATCGACTCCTCGACCCGCTGTGCGAGTTGCTGCAGGGCGTCGTCGTCGACCGGCCTGCCCTGGCAGGCCCGGCGCACGCCCCGGACCACCTTGTCCCTGCTGAACTGCTCGGTGACCCCGGACCGCTTGACGACGGCGAGCACCATCGTCTCCGAGGTGGTGAACCGGCGCCCGCATGCCGAGCACGACCTGCGGCGGCGGATCGCCTGTCCTTCGTCCACCTCACGGGAGTCGACGACCCGGGAATCGGCATGGCGGCAGAACGGGCACCGCACGACCGATCACCTTTCCTTTCACGTCTGTTCCCCCGGCTATCCGCGCCCTCCGGCCCGCCACGCAACGGCCCGGTCCAGGCGATGACCTGGTGATCAACTTGTGGATATCCGGTGGGTGAACACCGACCAGCTGTGGACAACTCGTGTTTCAGTCTACCCCAACTTGTGGACCAACTACAGCCATGTAACTACTAGATATAGCGGTCGACCTTAGATCGCGCATCAGCGGGGCGCAAGCGACCCGGCCGGGTGAAGCGCGTGTCGCGCGGCACTTCTCGGCGGAAGGTCACCGGCCCGCGCCGAGCGGCTGGGCGTCCACGGGAACGGTGAGCGGCAGACCGGGCACGACGGTGGCGTCCCCGAAGTTGTTGAGCTGCTTGATCCGGGCCACGACCGCGTCGGCGTCCGAGGCCGGCGCGTAGTGGTGCGCGACGTCCCACAACGTCTCCCCGCTGCCGACCGTGACCGTGGCGGTCCGCTCGGGCACGGCGGCCGACATCCCGTCGGCAAAAACACCCAGACCGGTGACGAACAGACCCGCCGCGACCGCGATCGCCGCGAGCCACGGCCAGCGCGGCACGACCCGCCGCGGCGTGCAGGCGGGCACGGCGCTCCGGCCGCGGCCCGCCACGACACGGGCACGCGTCGGCGGCCGGCGCGTCTCGCCTGCCCGTCGCGGCCGGACCGGCAGCTGCGGCCCAGTCCTGCTCTCGGCGGCATTCCCGGCGGCCGGGCTTCCATCCAGCAGTACCGACATCGCGAACCTCCTCGCGGCTTCTGACCTGGCCCGGCGGGCGTCAGGTCGAACACTCGTTCTATCGAACCTCTGCGCGAATGTGTACCACCAGGGTCTGACAAAATCGAGAGACACCCGGCGTGTCGCTCGAACAGTTGTTTGATGTTCCCGGTCCGGTGCACTACCGTGGGTGACCAGGACAAGGCGAAACGCGCCGGTCGCTCTGAACTCTGCGGCCCGGCAGGTACGAAGTGAGCAACGCGGCTGGGAGGCGGCACCATGACAGACACCGACGAGACTGCGGACATTCCCCGCAGGCCGGGCGGCCGGTTCGGCGACGTCCACCCGCTCCCCGATCCCGAGGACGTGGAGGAGGGGCTGAGCCCGCGGCAGCAGCAGGTGCTGGAGGTCATCCGCGCCTGGGTCGACCGCTTCGGCTACCCGCCCAGCGTGCGCGAGATCGGTGAGGCCGTCGGCCTCACCTCGACGTCGTCGGTGTCGCACCAGCTGCGCACCCTGCAGCGCAAGGGCTACCTGCGCCGCGACGCCAACCGGCCTCGTGCCGTCGGCGTGCTCACCGCCGCGGCCGAGCACGCCGCGCGGATCGGGCGTACCGAGAGTGACATGCCGAAGCCGGCGTACGTGCCGGTGGTCGGCCGGATCGCCGCCGGCGGGCCGGTGCTCGCCGAGCAGTCCATCGAGGACGTGTTCCCGCTGCCGAAGGACATCGTCGGCGAGGGCGAGGTGTTCCTGCTGAAGGTCACCGGTGACTCGATGATCGAGGCGGCCATCACCGACGGCGACTGGGTCGCGGTGCGCCAGCAGCCGACCGCCAACAACGGGGAGATCGTCGCCGCGATGATCGACGGCGAGGCGACGGTGAAGACGTTCAAGCGCAAGAGCGGGCACGTGTGGCTGATGCCGCACAACGAGGCCTACGAGCCCATCAACGGTGACGACGCCAGCATCCTCGGCAAGGTCGTGGCCGTGCTGCGCCGGTTGTAGCGAGTGGACGGCGGGCCCGGACTCCAGGTCCGGGCCCGGGTACCCCTCGAGGCGCCGGTTACTTGCGCGAGAACCGGCGACGGAGCTTGGTCAGCGCGAACAGGCCGCCGGCCGCGATGCAGACCGCCAGCACCAGCGCCGGGGCGCCCCCCATGCCGGACGAACCGCCCGCGCCGGTGCCCGTCTCGCCACCCGCGGCGGCCGGAGTGCGGTCGTTCGTAGCGGGTTTGGCCATGGACGTCGCGTCCTTCACGGCTCGGATCGGTTGCCTGGTGCCCTCCCCGCCGGACAGCAACGTGCCGTCGGGCTCGAACGCCAGCGCTTCGCCCTGCTGCTCGTCCGGCAGTGGCACCCGCACCGGGTCGCGCTTCAGGGCCGCGGACACGTCGCCGTCGGGCGCGGAGTACAGGTAGGCGTCGGTATAGGTGCGCAGGGCGACCACGGTGCCGTCCGCACTGGTCGCCGCGCCCGTCACGAGCACGGACCCGAAGCCGGCCACCGGACCGCCCGGGGTGTTCGTGGGTTTGAACTCGAGCGTGCCGACCTTCTCCAGCGGAGTCGGGCCGGGGCTCTTGAGCGCCGAGACGGGCCGGTAGATCCCGGAGTCGCCGAATGGCGTCTTGGTCACCAGGTACGGCGTGCCATGACGGTCCAGCAGCAACGCCTCCACGTCGTGCTGGCCGTCGGGATAGGTGAGCCGGTACAGCGTCGCCTTGCCCTGGGGCGTCAGGGCGACCAGGGCCACCGTCTCGCGCTTCTTGTCGTTGTCACCGGTGTCCGACAGCCAGAGCGTGCCATCGGCGGCGCGCGCCAGGTCCTCCACGTCGTACGGGTCCAGCGAGTTGGTGATCACCCGCTGCACCGCGCAGTCGCGTCCCAGCACGAACACCTGGATCTTGCTGCCGCCGTCGTTGATCGCGTACCAGCGCTGCCCGTCGCTGACCAGGCCGGACAGCTCGGTGATCCGCTTGTCCGAAACCGTGCACACCGAGGCCGGTGCCTGCGCCGCCGCGGCCGGAGCCGCGGACAGCGCGAGGACGAACGAGAACACGGCGAGCACGGCACCCCAGCGCAAGGTCACCGCGCCGACGTTACCGAGATCAGGCCCGCGAACCGTCCACGACATACGACTCCAGC
Proteins encoded in this region:
- the nrdR gene encoding transcriptional regulator NrdR yields the protein MRCPFCRHADSRVVDSREVDEGQAIRRRRSCSACGRRFTTSETMVLAVVKRSGVTEQFSRDKVVRGVRRACQGRPVDDDALQQLAQRVEESIRSAGVAEIPSHEVGLAILGPLRELDEVAYLRFASVYRSFSSVEDFEKEIADLRAAMADSAAPQDGDRSADGE
- a CDS encoding LysM peptidoglycan-binding domain-containing protein, which gives rise to MSVLLDGSPAAGNAAESRTGPQLPVRPRRAGETRRPPTRARVVAGRGRSAVPACTPRRVVPRWPWLAAIAVAAGLFVTGLGVFADGMSAAVPERTATVTVGSGETLWDVAHHYAPASDADAVVARIKQLNNFGDATVVPGLPLTVPVDAQPLGAGR
- the lexA gene encoding transcriptional repressor LexA — encoded protein: MTDTDETADIPRRPGGRFGDVHPLPDPEDVEEGLSPRQQQVLEVIRAWVDRFGYPPSVREIGEAVGLTSTSSVSHQLRTLQRKGYLRRDANRPRAVGVLTAAAEHAARIGRTESDMPKPAYVPVVGRIAAGGPVLAEQSIEDVFPLPKDIVGEGEVFLLKVTGDSMIEAAITDGDWVAVRQQPTANNGEIVAAMIDGEATVKTFKRKSGHVWLMPHNEAYEPINGDDASILGKVVAVLRRL
- a CDS encoding SdiA-regulated/phytase-like domain-containing protein, with translation MTLRWGAVLAVFSFVLALSAAPAAAAQAPASVCTVSDKRITELSGLVSDGQRWYAINDGGSKIQVFVLGRDCAVQRVITNSLDPYDVEDLARAADGTLWLSDTGDNDKKRETVALVALTPQGKATLYRLTYPDGQHDVEALLLDRHGTPYLVTKTPFGDSGIYRPVSALKSPGPTPLEKVGTLEFKPTNTPGGPVAGFGSVLVTGAATSADGTVVALRTYTDAYLYSAPDGDVSAALKRDPVRVPLPDEQQGEALAFEPDGTLLSGGEGTRQPIRAVKDATSMAKPATNDRTPAAAGGETGTGAGGSSGMGGAPALVLAVCIAAGGLFALTKLRRRFSRK